A genomic region of Oncorhynchus mykiss isolate Arlee chromosome 16, USDA_OmykA_1.1, whole genome shotgun sequence contains the following coding sequences:
- the crygmxl2 gene encoding crystallin, gamma MX, like 2, with protein MGKIIFYEGHNFQGRHYECNSDCADTFRHFNCCNSIRVTGGHWVAYEKPNFNGYQYILNQGEYPDHHHWMGFNNCIRSCQMFPPYRGAYRMRIYNRPEMSGHMMEFMDDCPNVYERFRHRDIFSSNVMEGYWVFYEHPNYRGRQYFLRPGEYRACNDWACHNPMVGSFRRMRSGL; from the exons ATGGGAAAG ATAATCTTTTACGAAGGCCACAACTTCCAGGGTCGACACTATGAGTGCAACAGTGACTGTGCTGACACGTTCAGACACTTCAACTGCTGTAACTCTATCAGGGTGACCGGCGGTCACTGGGTGGCCTACGAGAAGCCCAACTTCAACGGCTACCAGTACATCCTGAACCAGGGAGAGTACCCTGACCACCACCACTGGATGGGCTTCAACAACTGCATCCGTTCCTGCCAGATGTTCCCCCCC TACAGAGGAGCCTACAGAATGAGAATCTACAACAGGCCTGagatgtctggtcacatgatgGAGTTCATGGACGACTGCCCCAACGTGTATGAGCGTTTCCGCCACCGTGACATCTTCTCCTCCAATGTCATGGAAGGCTACTGGGTGTTCTACGAGCACCCCAACTACAGGGGTCGTCAGTACTTCCTCCGCCCCGGGGAGTACAGGGCCTGCAACGACTGGGCCTGCCACAACCCCATGGTGGGCTCCTTCAGGAGAATGAGGAGTGGCCTGTAA
- the LOC110491464 gene encoding gamma-crystallin M2 isoform X2, translating into MSKIIFYEDKNFQGRHYECSSDFAEMHNHFSRCNSIKVDNGCWVAYEKPNYTGYQYMLNKGEYPDYQRWAGFNDCIRSCRMVPPYRGNYRMKIYGRSDFRGQNMEMMEDCPDLHESFHSRDISSANVMEGYWILHEHPHYRGRQYFLRPGEYRRHSEWGSSSPTIGSLRRVTETP; encoded by the exons ATGAGCAAG ATTATATTCTACGAGGACAAGAACTTCCAGGGCCGTCATTATGAGTGCAGCAGCGACTTTGCTGAGATGCACAACCACTTCAGCCGCTGTAACTCCATAAAGGTGGACAATGGCTGCTGGGTGGCCTACGAGAAACCCAACTACACTGGCTACCAGTACATGCTGAACAAGGGCGAGTACCCCGACTACCAGCGTTGGGCTGGCTTCAACGACTGTATCCGCTCCTGCCGTATGGTGCCCCCT TATCGAGGAAACTACAGGATGAAGATCTACGGGCGCTCTGACTTCAGGGGTCAGAACATGGAGATGATGGAGGACTGCCCCGACCTGCACGAGAGCTTCCACAGCCGCGACATCTCCTCCGCCAACGTCATGGAGGGTTACTGGATCCTCCACGAGCACCCCCACTACAGGGGTCGTCAGTACTTCCTTCGCCCTGGCGAGTACAGGAGGCACAGCGAGTGGGGAAGCTCCAGCCCCACCATCGGCTCCCTGAGACGTGTCACAGAGACCCCCTGA
- the LOC110491464 gene encoding gamma-crystallin M2 isoform X1: MCKYEWTGRRGGQHQCIVSKIIFYEDKNFQGRHYECSSDFAEMHNHFSRCNSIKVDNGCWVAYEKPNYTGYQYMLNKGEYPDYQRWAGFNDCIRSCRMVPPYRGNYRMKIYGRSDFRGQNMEMMEDCPDLHESFHSRDISSANVMEGYWILHEHPHYRGRQYFLRPGEYRRHSEWGSSSPTIGSLRRVTETP, translated from the exons ATGTGCAAGTATGAATGGACTGGACGGAGAGGAGGGCAGCACCAATGCATAGTCTCAAAG ATTATATTCTACGAGGACAAGAACTTCCAGGGCCGTCATTATGAGTGCAGCAGCGACTTTGCTGAGATGCACAACCACTTCAGCCGCTGTAACTCCATAAAGGTGGACAATGGCTGCTGGGTGGCCTACGAGAAACCCAACTACACTGGCTACCAGTACATGCTGAACAAGGGCGAGTACCCCGACTACCAGCGTTGGGCTGGCTTCAACGACTGTATCCGCTCCTGCCGTATGGTGCCCCCT TATCGAGGAAACTACAGGATGAAGATCTACGGGCGCTCTGACTTCAGGGGTCAGAACATGGAGATGATGGAGGACTGCCCCGACCTGCACGAGAGCTTCCACAGCCGCGACATCTCCTCCGCCAACGTCATGGAGGGTTACTGGATCCTCCACGAGCACCCCCACTACAGGGGTCGTCAGTACTTCCTTCGCCCTGGCGAGTACAGGAGGCACAGCGAGTGGGGAAGCTCCAGCCCCACCATCGGCTCCCTGAGACGTGTCACAGAGACCCCCTGA